A segment of the Methanofollis fontis genome:
GCTCAAAATGCGGCCCTGAACCCTTTACAAAGATGCGGTAGCGCGGGTCCCGCAGGAACTCCATCACGATCTGTATGCGAGCTGCACGGCTCGAAGTGCTTGTGTAATTGATCGTCTCTCGCATACGCCGTATCGGGGCCCGAACAATCACCGCCATCTCCCATGTGCCGACCGATGCGCACAGCACGGCACGGTCACGTTTTTCGATACCCAGCATGCCACCAACCAGCCCGATCAAGGCGGGTCGGGGGGGAAAAGAGAAGGTGTTCGAGGTGGTTGTGGTGTAATGCTTCCGGAAATGGGCATAGGGCCCCCAGAGGTCAAAGACCAGCACCTTCTCCGGCGACATCGTCATTATTCAGGCCTCTGGGGTTTCATTCTTGGCGATGCCCGCATCCTTCTCTCCCTTTTCTTGCTCGGAGGAGAGATCGCTTTTCTTATCGATGAGTTCTTCAACGGTGATTTTCTCATTCTCCATTATTTCTACAAATTCGGCCGCTGATTGAATCCTTTTATCGTACCTGTATTCAATCCGCTCTATCTGGTCTTTCGCCCCGACGAGCGTGGCTGCCAGTCCATCGAAGTTCAACGTCAGTTCGGCAATGGAGCGGACATCCTCCTCGGGCATCGCGACGCTGATGGTGATCCCGGCGTCAAGTTCCCCGATGTGATAGTTGCCTTCCTTGTAGACTACGTTGAGGAGGAAGCGGGGGAGTTGTTCCATCTTCGAACGGGTGATCAGGTTCCGCGTACCGTTCCATATTCCGTCGAGGAGGGCGTCGCGGTCTTCGTCGGACATTCCTGTTGCCTTTGCGGCGTTCTGGTTAATAATGCCGTAAAATGCAATGAGACCGTACGGGATCATGTGGTCGTCCCGGAAACTCCGTTGTTTATCCTTTTCATCTGAGGCAAACGCCGCCGTCCCCTGCATATAGACCGGACGCGTCTTGTTAAGGGTGCGCCCAAACCGGAACTGGACCGGTCCGGTGAGAGAAGACTCCGACGTACCCCTTCCTTCCGCAGGGATCACGACACCGAAGAGACGGACATCGATGCATTTGCTTACCGCATCCTCGACACTCGTAATCTGAAGTTCTTCTGCTCGTTTTTTAGGGGTGACCGGGTCTCCGCTGACCCAGAGGATCTGGCCCTTGACATCCTGAAGATAGTCCCGAACCGTCCTCTTGAGGCGCACGTCCGTAACGATCGCTACCGACCGTTCCTCGTCGAAACGCGGCCGGTTTTCATCCATCGGATCGCCATTCGGGTTGCCCCACTTGATATCGTAGAGAAATATCAGTTCACTGCGGTTTTTGATCGTTTCCGTTTTCGTTTCCATTTGAATCCTCCTTTTTGAAATAATATGTTCGATACAGCCCCATCCCGAGGGTGAAGACAAAGTTCATCTCATCGATCGATGCCCTCCAGTCCCCGGCATTGAGGAATGCCTGCGAGGCCTTCTCGTGAAGGCTGGCGACGTCGTCATCATACTCCTGATACTGATGAAACTTGAGGACCAGTTCCGGCATGAGGCCGAGAAAATCCTTCTGCTCCATCCTGAGCCCGCGGAGTTTCTTCAGGAACGGCATGTTGCCGGATTCCTTCCGTCCTCTCTGGTGCTCCAGGAGGGCGCCGGTCATGACCCCCTCAAAAAACAGCGCCTTTTTCCATTCTTCGTTCAAAATACTCGTGTGTGATGGTTCCATAGCAGTTTCACCTCTGATAACTCCGATCAACATGAGGTAAAGGTACATCGCGCCAGATTTCCAGATTGACTGACGAAAATCATCCCAGGACTTGGATTCATACAGTTCACCTCGAAGACGTTGCATGGTGTAGCCGTGAAAAACTGAGGAGTCGATCCGGTCGCCTGTATAGACTGCACCGACCGCTTCCAGGAATGGCTTATACCCTTTGAATTTTTTCCCGGGCTTGCCAAAGAGCCAGAAGAGCGTCCCGATCCCAGGGGCGAATGTCCAAGTAAATGGTTTTTCCTCCTGAACCGCTGCTGCGGATCTGGCAAGCAGGGAGAGCCGCGTCGGTGACACTTCAGTCACCTGCAGGACAATTTTCTCCGCATTTTGAGACTTCTGAATAAACACAAAATCGTAATGCGCCTGCTGTTCGGCGAGGATGCGCTGGATAAGACGTTCGGCCTGGGCGAAATTTTTGAAAAACGCTAAATCTTTTTCTTCAACCGCACGGGCGAGGATGTTCTCGATCACTTTCTTTGCCCGTTCCTCCCCCACCTCGGGAATGATCCAAAGAGTAAGTTTTCCGGGAATTGAAAAACTGAGGGACTTTTCAATCACCTGTCGTCCCCGAGAGAGATCGGTGAAACACTCGGGGCAGAGGGAGTACGCCCTCCAGAGGTTCTTTTTAGACATATCCGGGACGAAACCAAGTTTATCGAGGGTAGCACATTTGAGAACTTTATCAATTTTTGGGTCTGGAGGGCAGCGTGCATTGCATATGCAGCAGACCGCAGAGGCATCCTTCTGATCGGAGGATCCCTCTATGTTTCTGAGGAACGTATCCCTAATGAATGGCACATCGTACGGGAACTTCCCATCCAGCCGTACGGTCAGGAGGGACATTTTCCGTTCCTCTTTTGGAGTGGCAAGCAGTTGTTCCGCAAGGGCATCTCGGGACCGAACAAGTGCTTGTTCGAGGGGAGTGCCTTCAAAAAACCGAATCAGTTTGTCCAGACGTTCTTCGTCATCCTCAACAATAATCCCCTTCTTCTTCTTGGGAGGGTTTCCAGAAAGCAGTATGGAAGGACCGGGTGAAGTCTTAAAATTCCCTTTTTTATGCTTATATAAGAACATCCGGGGCTGATCGATGTAGCGATCCCCAACACTAAACCGCGGCGCAGGGTCGTTGGGGCCTGCCAGATCGATCGCATACCATTTTGTTACGTTGTCTGACAGTTGACTAACGTACGACGTGATCGGATCCTGTTCCCTACAGGCTTTCCCGATCGTCGCCAGTTTCTGGAGCATTGGTCAGACCCACCACCTGGTCAATGGGGCGTGGGTTGTCATCGACTGCAAAACATCCGAAGCCCTGAGAATTTTTACCACCAAAACCCGCATCATAGGCAAAACGGAGCATTTCTGGATCGCCGTGAACGTGATATCGCCCGATCCATCCTTTTATCACTCCGCCTTTATATAGTATTACCTTTTGTAATTCTGGCCGCATCTCTGTCAGGGGTTTTAGAGCGAAATCAGATGAAACAGGTTCTCGCTTGTAAAAAGAAACGAATTTCTTTCGCAAATTGTTGTGGATTAGCTCAGCAAACTCGTCTTGCCAGGGGTTGAGGTAATATCGGAATTTACGTCGCTCGTTTTCAAGAGTGGTGTACATCACCATCGGGGACAACATTCGGACAGTGTGATCGGTACCGAATGCAGGAGGTTGTTCGACCTGAAAATCCGTGACCATGAGTTCGTTTCCATGGAGAGTAACCATACCACGTTCGAAGATGTACTTCGCGATCTCCTGGATGAGGTTGTCGAAGGGGGACGACAAATGAAGGGTAACAGGGGAGGTGAACTGGAATCTGTTGCCAATATGGACAACTGGTCCGATGAGGCGTGAGAAGGTGA
Coding sequences within it:
- the cas5b gene encoding type I-B CRISPR-associated protein Cas5b; the protein is MTMSPEKVLVFDLWGPYAHFRKHYTTTTSNTFSFPPRPALIGLVGGMLGIEKRDRAVLCASVGTWEMAVIVRAPIRRMRETINYTSTSSRAARIQIVMEFLRDPRYRIFVKGSGPHFEQLSHQLQRHEAVFTPYMGITECIGAFSYVGEFAEEGAGQNVESVVHGDLTTVPLEPGVTYLTERAARSIDATRAPGDYATYVVRRDAQPIKTTNEAYVSVGGHTIQYL
- the cas7b gene encoding type I-B CRISPR-associated protein Cas7/Csh2, encoding METKTETIKNRSELIFLYDIKWGNPNGDPMDENRPRFDEERSVAIVTDVRLKRTVRDYLQDVKGQILWVSGDPVTPKKRAEELQITSVEDAVSKCIDVRLFGVVIPAEGRGTSESSLTGPVQFRFGRTLNKTRPVYMQGTAAFASDEKDKQRSFRDDHMIPYGLIAFYGIINQNAAKATGMSDEDRDALLDGIWNGTRNLITRSKMEQLPRFLLNVVYKEGNYHIGELDAGITISVAMPEEDVRSIAELTLNFDGLAATLVGAKDQIERIEYRYDKRIQSAAEFVEIMENEKITVEELIDKKSDLSSEQEKGEKDAGIAKNETPEA
- a CDS encoding TIGR02556 family CRISPR-associated protein, which produces MLQKLATIGKACREQDPITSYVSQLSDNVTKWYAIDLAGPNDPAPRFSVGDRYIDQPRMFLYKHKKGNFKTSPGPSILLSGNPPKKKKGIIVEDDEERLDKLIRFFEGTPLEQALVRSRDALAEQLLATPKEERKMSLLTVRLDGKFPYDVPFIRDTFLRNIEGSSDQKDASAVCCICNARCPPDPKIDKVLKCATLDKLGFVPDMSKKNLWRAYSLCPECFTDLSRGRQVIEKSLSFSIPGKLTLWIIPEVGEERAKKVIENILARAVEEKDLAFFKNFAQAERLIQRILAEQQAHYDFVFIQKSQNAEKIVLQVTEVSPTRLSLLARSAAAVQEEKPFTWTFAPGIGTLFWLFGKPGKKFKGYKPFLEAVGAVYTGDRIDSSVFHGYTMQRLRGELYESKSWDDFRQSIWKSGAMYLYLMLIGVIRGETAMEPSHTSILNEEWKKALFFEGVMTGALLEHQRGRKESGNMPFLKKLRGLRMEQKDFLGLMPELVLKFHQYQEYDDDVASLHEKASQAFLNAGDWRASIDEMNFVFTLGMGLYRTYYFKKEDSNGNENGNDQKPQ
- the cas6 gene encoding CRISPR-associated endoribonuclease Cas6, whose protein sequence is MRIILTLSTDRPLILPTHYNYGIQSLIYGAINDPALQSLVHDTGFIYEKRSFKMFTFSRLIGPVVHIGNRFQFTSPVTLHLSSPFDNLIQEIAKYIFERGMVTLHGNELMVTDFQVEQPPAFGTDHTVRMLSPMVMYTTLENERRKFRYYLNPWQDEFAELIHNNLRKKFVSFYKREPVSSDFALKPLTEMRPELQKVILYKGGVIKGWIGRYHVHGDPEMLRFAYDAGFGGKNSQGFGCFAVDDNPRPIDQVVGLTNAPETGDDRESL